The Pecten maximus chromosome 10, xPecMax1.1, whole genome shotgun sequence region GAAGGCCAAGGTCAATATTGTACATTTTCGACCGTTTATGATCGTTATGATGATAAGAAACCAGTTCCGTCTACAATTGACAAGTGTAATGTAACAGGTGAATGGGACATATATGATTCCGATATAGAATGGGCTTGTCTGAACTACAACCATGACATTACTAGCGATCACTACTCTGAAatctataaaaatattttctgtgaGATGTGCAACAAGGCTCTTGATACAGACCTGGAGTACACGTCGTGTGAAACAAATTCTACTATCGCTGACGACTGTGAAAGGTTCCCACAGGTAACTTCTATGAAGCcgtataaaaatattttctgtatgaTATGCAACTACATTTCGCCTTCCACAAAGTTAGCGACTGCAGGTGTGGTGGTCGACGTATCTGATATAAGACCAGGCGGGTGCCATGACCGAAGGACCGACGGAGATGGAGATGGAGGAATAAGTCTAATAACGGCGACAGTCAGAGATTTATTTTCTATCAGCATGGCACCGGAGTTTCTTGGCGAAGTGGACCATGTTATCGATACATACGGAAATCATTGTTTGGAAAACGAAATATATGACATGGAAAAGGTAGGCAATTACTTTTTGACAAAAGGAATATACTTTGTACCCTGACATTGTAAGTATCTACATGGATATTCGTCAGTAAAATACTTATTACTTTAAAACATATCCCAGAAAAACACGAGAACAACCTTTTAGTTCACAATGTGAAATGATGCACTTTTGTTTGCATGATTTGCTTAGCGCCATTAGATAGATTTATATGACCGGTGTTGTTAATGAAACACAAGACGTTTACTCTCCCGGAACACCTAGGTCCGTATTTATGGTTCCccgatcggacatgaaaaggtatgtgGTCAACTGATCGAccaagtgggttttttttcggGTTCTCCGGTTTGCTCACACGGTGATTGAtaagttaatatatatttcgtttcgcaattgttgtaaaagaaataaagtttacattttattcaACAAACAATTTTCCTCATGCTGAAACATGAAATATGTGCTCAATATATCTTTCTTTCTTAAATCACATTAGCAGTGTAAACCAAAGACTGACTCGCACGAAGTTCTTCCACAATGCCTTTAAATCATtgaacaaaacaacaacattgaTTTAGAAATCAAAAGAATTGGCCAACCAGGAAAGAGGCAAAattcagtcatttaaaaaattatattatcaatGTATTCAGAAATTGTAACATTTTGGATATACAATCTATTTTTAATCCCGTTCCCTTCCTTTATTGCAGAGTTCTTGCATTGTACAAGACTGTGCTGATGGAAAGATGTTGACCGATGGAAAGTGTATACCTCTTCTGCAGTTGACAACATCCCTGGGGTACACGTTGGCGCTTAGGATCACGGGAAGTGTGCTGGCTTTGGAGGATATTATTATGGAGACCCTTCTCTACGATTTACAAAgcattgtatataattttatagcGTTTGAGTTGAATGGTATACCGTCTGTCTTATCTTCATACGTATCTGTGCCTATTTGGTGTAGACAACAAATACATCTTGGTGACAGAATCAACGTCACTATGACGTTTTACACGTCTTTCTATATACTGGATATAGTGAACAGGTTTCGACGTAGAAAGTAAGCTAATCAACATTACCAGCAGTACGATTAGCCATGTCACTGACAGAGCTGAGGTTGATTTAGCAGTGGAGATACATCCTTCAGCATTATATCTACCAGGGAACGTGGTATTGTTAGATTTCGAAGCAAATTGCTTTCGTGTAGAGCAAAGCAATTTCAAATATGATAGCCATGCCTACAGGTTGAAATTTGTATCGAAATTACTATTATGTCCAAGGGTGAGAATTCAGAAAGAGAGGTATGAAATTGACAACGGTTCACGCAGTATGAAGTTACTGCCAAACGGTCCAGTACTTGCCTTTGGGAATTACGAACTCTCAGTCAACACCACAGCGATAATTTGTGTAGAGGACTTTACAGACATGGTGGAGGGTAGAACCTCTGTGACAGATGAGGAGGATTTGCTGTCGTCAGTCCTCAGTATTGTGTCATTCCTTTGTACGTGTCTGTCTATACTCTGTCTCATCATCACCTTCCTTACCTACTGTTTCTTTGCCTGAACTACGTACCATTCCTGGTAAAAACAACATGTGTCTAATAGTTTCCCTCTTTTTCTCTCAATGTCTGATGCAGTTTGGAATGAAACAAACTCAACACACACATCTCTGTATGATCATAGCAATATTTCTCCACTTCTTCTGGTTATCAACTTTCTTCAGTATGAATGTATGCTCCTTCCACATGTATAGGGTGTTTGTTTTTCCGTTGACGGGGGCGAAGCGAGTTCACAGATGGACCTGCTTTTGGTACGCCTGTTATATATTCGGGATGTCCGCCTTGattgtaactgtatatatagCTTTGTCTGTGACAGTCTTTGACTCGGATAACCTTGGATATACAGGTAATGGAAACTGTTTCCTAACCTCTTTTGAATCCGTAATCGCTACGTTTATATCACCAGTAATGCTAGTGTGTCTTTCAAACGTCATTTTCTTTGTGGTAGTCGCTTACAAAATTGCAACAGCACCTAATGTTCCATCGACCAGAAACGTCCGGAAGGAGTACCCTCTGTATGTTAAACTATTTGTACTTACTGGTGCCACGTGGTTGTTACAAATTATAGATGCATTTATCCCTCTATCGGTGTTCTCTATAATCTCTGGAATCATGAATTCTTCCCAGGGTATTTTTATCTTTCTATCCTATTCTACCAATAGCCGTGTCCGCAAATTCTACAAAGATAGATTATCCAGTACTCGGACATCTGATATATCACAGAGGAAAAGGGGATTTGTTGAAATGCCAAACAGTGCTGACTGTTATGACGAACACCACCAGGATTCAGGGATATAATCCCGACAGTTGGACATGTTGGAAATCTGACTGAACGTagatttaacctagatttgCCGTATTCAGAAACAAGAACATAATGTCTCTGTTACTCCCTGGGTGGTGAAGTATCTGTCAACCTTTAAGGCATTACAGACAACACGAGCTGGCaaaaatacaatgacatcacggcaacaatacaatgacatcacggCAACAATGCAATGACATCacggcaacaatacaatgacatcacggCAACAATGCAATGACATCGAATCGACAAGGGAGTCCAAACACACTTAAACCGGCAGAGGATGTGACAGAAATCTCCAACCCGCGGGGCGAAGTTGTCCAGAGAAATCTCCAAACCTGGGGGCGatatgacagagaaatctccaaGCCTCTGGGCCATGTGACAGAGAAAGCTTCAACCAGCGCGGCGATGTGACAGAGAAAGCTTCAACCAGCGCGGCGATGTGACAGAAAGCTTCAACCAGCGCGGCGATGTGACAGAAAGCTTCAACCAGCGCGGCGATGTGACTGAGAATTTGCCGACCCTCTGGGCCatgtgacagagaaatatcCACAACCCTCAGAGCAATATTCTCGATGGTCTTGACCTCGGCAGAGTCTCGGATTAGACGCCTAAGAATATCAATCCCTTAGGGTAGATAAAAGTGTGTCACTCTCTTGAGGTAGGGGCATTATATTAGTCATGTGATTTAAGagaaatat contains the following coding sequences:
- the LOC117335890 gene encoding LOW QUALITY PROTEIN: adhesion G protein-coupled receptor L4-like (The sequence of the model RefSeq protein was modified relative to this genomic sequence to represent the inferred CDS: deleted 1 base in 1 codon), which produces MKLLPNGPVLAFGNYELSVNTTAIICVEDFTDMVEGRTSVTDEEDLLSSVLSIVSFLCTCLSILCLIITFLTYCFFPELRTIPGKNNMCLIVSLFFSQCLMQFGMKQTQHTHLCMIIAIFLHFFWLSTFFSMNVCSFHMYRVFVFPLTGAKRVHRWTCFWYACYIFGMSALIVTVYIALSVTVFDSDNLGYTGNGNCFLTSFESVIATFISPVMLVCLSNVIFFVVVAYKIATAPNVPSTRNVRKEYPLYVKLFVLTGATWLLQIIDAFIPLSVFSIISGIMNSSQGIFIFLSYSTNSRVRKFYKDRLSSTRTSDISQRKRGFVEMPNSADCYDEHHQDSGI